In Panulirus ornatus isolate Po-2019 chromosome 30, ASM3632096v1, whole genome shotgun sequence, a single genomic region encodes these proteins:
- the LOC139758302 gene encoding heme-binding protein 2-like gives MAGILKGIRAAFGDVEMAPYTVVAEKDGYEERLYPARKWACTTMKGTSQQALVSPMFRALFNYISGKNDPNIRIDMTSPVTTYVEPGAGPTCESSFTMAFLVPEQHQENPPLPLDKNIFIEDRQELTILTRRFGGYTSEEVITKEGKELGEMIRKDCETGVNFDQYYIVGYDPPFKLFGRRNEIWFVKTKLDIAEKESNEVSEEVENREIIKVSEEENKEIIKVSDEVEKEKVPEEVESEKEDNKKKDSEDVKDKERDGGVGSGES, from the exons ATGGCTGGAATCTTGAAGGGTATTCGTGCAGCCTTTGGAGATGTGGAGATGGCACCATATACTGTGGTAGCTGAGAAAGAT GGTTATGAGGAGCGGCTGTACCCAGCCAGGAAGTGGGCATGTACAACAATGAAAGGAACAAGTCAACAGGCACTAGTCAGTCCTATGTTTCGTGCACTCTTCAATTACATATCTGGGAAGAATGACCCAA ACATAAGAATTGATATGACCTCTCCAGTAACGACATATGTGGAACCTGGTGCTGGTCCCACGTGTGAGTCTTCCTTTACAATGGCATTCTTGGTGCCAGAACAGCACCAGGAAAACCCACCTTTACCATTAGACAAAAATATCTTCATTGAAGACCGTCAAGAATTAACAATACTTACAAG ACGGTTTGGTGGATACACAAGTGAGGAAGTTATAACAAAAGAAGGTAAAGAACTTGGAGAAATGATAAGGAAGGACTGTGAAACTGGAGTAAATTTTGATCAGTATTATATTGTTGGATATGATCCCCCTTTTAAATTATTTGGGCGACGCAATGAAATTTGGTTTGTCAAGACAAAATTGGATATAGCCGAGAAAGAAAGTAATGAAGTATCCGAGGAAGTAGAGAACAGAGAAATTATTAAAGTTTCTGAGGAAGAGAACAAAGAAATTATTAAAGTGTCTGATGAAGTGGAGAAAGAAAAAGTGCCTGAGGAAGTGGAGAGTGAGAAGGAAGATAACAAGAAaaaggatagtgaagatgttaaggataaagagagagatggtggtgtaGGAAGTGGAGAAAGTTAA
- the Ccz1 gene encoding vacuolar fusion protein CCZ1 homolog, with product MSGENSSEPKLLNFFIFNSSYGQKEGYEHEKILYYHPSSADLDTQVRQVGLAEAITRFSRTFQKDGDCEGVHTQKTRQVFYQPEPNIWMVMTVGIGWISKMRDSGPVREYQSEGVQDVVLRARLVNTYRAFTLQYASFANVILSSGIQGLRSTLNTFVNSYLSSVDLSSGDILAVWSGVSFLPLDRQTFLRIHCCLSLLQASFPNISHTAFFYNHHVVWCGLGMEDLRSLFQYLNNQLLPGCLETSAHNSLSMPTSYLTRFVGIGVTPSIQIHVCSEDGKLQSYHLLVYTLAGATVCLTLPEREKLSPLLYEKIDRVLEAKVSQLASDIGEQINKKSTSGTSSDSGGSSFRYVYHNHMNLATKTTMHGASQSLPVEVMRTIGDMYTDMKRCESGELVVKTSQDHWVVGRSGDGREFYVVVSHKNANLVEVTDEVNRMCASHFSNIFMVE from the exons ATGTCAGGCGAAAATTCGTCAGAGCCAAAACTATTGAACTTCTTCATTTTTAactccagttacggacaaaaggAAGGATat GAACATGAGAAAATCCTGTATTATCATCCTAGTTCAGCTGATTTGGACACACAGGTTCGACAAGTGGGCTTAGCTGAGGCCATTACTAGATTTTCAAG GACTTTTCAGAAAGATGGGGATTGTGAAGGAGTGCATACACAGAAGACAAGGCAGGTGTTCTATCAACCTGAGCCAAACATTTGGATGGTTATG ACAGTTGGCATAGGGTGGATTTCCAAAATGCGTGATTCAGGGCCAGTAAGAGAATACCAGAGTGAAGGTGTGCAGGATGTGGTGTTGCGTGCACGACTTGTCAACACGTACAGAGCATTCACTTTGCAATATGCCTCTTTTGCCAATGTTATTTTGTCATCTGGAATTCAAGGTCTCAGATCAACACTCAACACATTTGTAAATTCA TACTTATCATCAGTGGATTTGAGCAGTGGGGACATCCTGGCAGTTTGGTCGGGGGTTTCCTTCTTGCCACTCGACAGACAGACATTCCTAAGGATTCactgctgcctctctcttcttcaggCATCCTTTCCAAATATCAGTCATACAGCTTTCTTCTACAATCATCATGTTGTCTG GTGTGGTTTGGGCATGGAGGATCTTCGATCTCTATTTCAGTACCTGAATAATCAGCTGCTTCCAGGATGCTTGGAAACTAGCGCCCACAACTCTTTGTCCATGCCCACCAGCTATCTCACCAG GTTTGTGGGTATTGGCGTAACTCCTAGTATTCAGATTCATGTATGCAGTGAAGATGGTAAGCTACAGTCATATCATCTACTAGTCTACACGCTAGCTGGAGCTACTGTTTGCCTAACTCTCCCAG aaagagaaaaattatcGCCATTACTTTATGAGAAAATTGACCGAGTATTAGAAGCCAAAGTGTCACAGTTAGCAAGTGACATAGGGGAACAAATCAACAAGAAAAGCACTTCTGGAACAAGTTCTGATAGTGGAGGCAGCTCTTTTCGCTATGTATACCACAACCATATGAACCTCGCCACAAAGACAACTATGCATGGAGCAAGCCAGTCGTTACCAGTTGAAGTAATGAGAACCATAGGGGACATGTACACTGATATGAAAAG ATGTGAAAGTGGAGAATTAGTCGTAAAAACATCACAGGATCACTGGGTTGTGGgacgtagtggtgatggtagagaatTTTACGTTGTTGTTAGCCACAAGAATGCCAACCTTGTTGAAGTTACAG